A window of Metabacillus sp. B2-18 contains these coding sequences:
- a CDS encoding DNA alkylation repair protein, giving the protein MSSPYLCPNCKTNRTRFNIIEQLAKPVKLNPQTGDIVEELQQSNLDPFHVSYKGPNYRVQCGTCGLIEDEISFIKRAQINQSY; this is encoded by the coding sequence ATGTCTTCACCATATTTATGCCCAAATTGTAAAACAAATAGAACCAGGTTTAATATTATTGAACAACTTGCAAAACCGGTTAAATTAAACCCACAAACAGGAGATATAGTAGAAGAGCTCCAGCAGTCAAATTTAGATCCGTTCCATGTTTCATATAAAGGTCCTAATTATCGAGTACAGTGCGGTACTTGTGGTCTAATTGAAGACGAAATATCATTTATTAAAAGAGCACAGATTAATCAGTCTTACTAA
- a CDS encoding MarR family winged helix-turn-helix transcriptional regulator, whose product MNNRQEKMYEMEALMRDVYKKTRHEMNQVYDNEMSRNEFFILKTLYELGPKKSSDLSKILNVSASHITAVTDSLIEKNWIERVRSVKDRRIVDIHLTENGKKILEQYEKKKTDFLLEKFNDFSDEDIANFIILFKKLLKE is encoded by the coding sequence TTGAATAATCGTCAAGAAAAGATGTATGAAATGGAAGCCCTAATGCGTGATGTATATAAGAAAACTCGTCACGAAATGAATCAAGTTTATGATAATGAAATGTCTAGAAATGAATTTTTCATTTTAAAAACTTTGTACGAACTTGGTCCAAAAAAGTCATCTGACTTATCCAAAATACTAAATGTTTCTGCTTCTCATATTACAGCGGTAACTGACTCTCTTATCGAAAAAAATTGGATTGAGCGCGTTCGTTCTGTCAAAGACCGTAGAATTGTTGATATTCATCTAACGGAAAATGGGAAGAAAATTCTTGAACAGTATGAAAAAAAGAAAACAGACTTTTTGTTAGAAAAGTTTAATGATTTTAGTGATGAAGATATTGCAAACTTCATTATCTTATTTAAAAAACTATTAAAAGAATAG